A region from the Lycium barbarum isolate Lr01 chromosome 8, ASM1917538v2, whole genome shotgun sequence genome encodes:
- the LOC132605350 gene encoding trypsin inhibitor 1-like — protein sequence MEKLTLVVAFLLLASLFEPLTAQSGCPGVRKDTWPELLGVPAKLAREIIQKENSRLTNVPSVQNGFLVTQDFRCDRVRLFINVLDFVVQIPRVG from the exons ATGGAGAAGTTAACTCTCGTGGTTGCTTTCTTGCTTCTCGCATCAC TCTTTGAACCTCTCACGGCGCAGTCCGGTTGCCCAG GAGTGAGAAAAGATACATGGCCGGAACTTCTTGGGGTACCAGCAAAGTTGGCTAGGGAAATAATTCAGAAGGAAAATTCAAGACTAACTAATGTTCCAAGTGTACAAAACGGTTTTCTAGTAACACAAGATTTTAGATGTGATCGAGTTCGTCTTTTTATTAATGTGTTGGATTTTGTTGTACAAATTCCCCGAgttggttaa
- the LOC132608216 gene encoding uncharacterized protein LOC132608216 encodes MSNLSKLEFVALDISGKNYLSWVLDAEIHLDARGLGATITQDNTESSQDKAKAMIFLRHHLDEGLNVEYLTVKDPLELWTGLKERYDHIKITVLPRARYKWIHLRLQDFKTVCDYNSVVYRITSQLKLCEDNITDEDMLEKTLTTFHTSNMVLQQQYHERGFKKHVDLISCLLVAEQHNTLLLKNHETRPTGTAPFPEVNVVATHGPVERRQNNQGHNYERGHCRGKG; translated from the coding sequence ATGTCGAATTTGTCGAAGCTTGAGTTTGTGGCACTTGATATCTCTGGAAAGAATTACCTATCATGGGTACTCGATGCTGAAATTCACCTAGACGCCAGAGGTCTTGGTGCCACGATTACCCAGGATAATACAGAATCGAGTCAGGACAAAGCGAAGGCAATGATTTTCCTTCGTCATCATCTGGATGAAGGATTGAATGTTGAATACCTGACAGTGAAAGATCCACTTGAATTGTGGACTGGTTTAAAGGAAAGGTATGACCACATTAAGATAACTGTATTGCCCAGGGCTCGTTATAAGTGGATTCACTTACGGTTACAGGATTTTAAAACTGTATGTGATTATAACTCTGTTGTTTATAGAATTACTTCCCAATTGAAATTATGTGAGGATAATATAACTGACGAGGATATGTTGGAAAAGACTCTTACGACTTTTCATACCTCCAATATGGTATTACAACAGCAGTACCATGAAAGGGGTTTTAAAAAGCATGTCGATTTGATCTCATGTCTTCTTGTGGCTGAGCAGCATAATACCCTTTtattgaaaaatcatgaaactcgTCCCACTGGAACTGCTCCATTCCCAGAAGTGAATGTGGTAGCAACACATGGCCCAGTCGAAAGAAGACAAAATAATCAGGGCCATAATTATGAACGTGGGCATTGCAGGGGCAAGGGATGA